A single window of Pseudomonas benzenivorans DNA harbors:
- the rplW gene encoding 50S ribosomal protein L23, producing MNQERVFKVLLGPHISEKATLLADKKSQFVFKVATDATKLEIKKAVESLFSVKVERVTTQNVLGKSKRTARGLGKRNDWKKAIISLQPGQDLDFASSAE from the coding sequence ATGAACCAGGAACGCGTATTCAAAGTGCTGCTTGGCCCGCACATCTCCGAGAAGGCCACTCTGCTGGCTGACAAAAAAAGCCAGTTCGTTTTCAAGGTTGCAACCGATGCAACCAAGCTGGAAATCAAGAAGGCCGTCGAAAGCCTGTTCAGTGTGAAGGTTGAGCGCGTGACTACTCAGAACGTTCTGGGTAAGAGCAAGCGCACCGCTCGCGGTCTGGGCAAGCGTAACGACTGGAAGAAGGCGATCATCTCCCTTCAGCCGGGCCAAGATCTCGATTTCGCCAGCAGTGCTGAGTAA
- the rpsJ gene encoding 30S ribosomal protein S10 has translation MQNQQIRIRLKAFDHRLIDQSTQEIVETAKRTGAQVRGPIPLPTRKERYTVLTSPHVNKDARDQYEIRTHKRVLDIVQPTDKTVDALMKLDLAAGVEVQISLG, from the coding sequence ATGCAAAACCAACAAATCCGTATTCGGTTGAAGGCTTTTGACCATCGCCTGATCGATCAATCTACCCAGGAAATCGTGGAAACCGCGAAACGTACTGGTGCTCAGGTGCGTGGTCCGATTCCTCTGCCTACCCGCAAAGAGCGGTACACCGTACTGACTTCTCCGCACGTCAACAAAGACGCGCGCGATCAGTATGAAATTCGTACCCACAAGCGTGTTCTGGACATCGTCCAGCCAACGGATAAAACCGTTGACGCGCTGATGAAGCTCGATCTTGCGGCTGGCGTGGAAGTGCAGATCAGCCTCGGCTAA
- the rplB gene encoding 50S ribosomal protein L2, whose amino-acid sequence MAIVKCKPTSAGRRFVVKVVNQELHKGAPYAPLLEKKSKTGGRNNNGRITTRHIGGGHKQHYRLVDFRRNDKDGIPATVERVEYDPNRTAHIALLKYADGERRYIIAPKGVVAGDQLVSGAMAPIKAGNSLQLRNIPVGSTVHGIELKPGKGAQIARSAGASAQLIAREGVYVTLRLRSGEMRKVLAECRATLGEVSNSEHSLRSLGKAGAKRWRGVRPTVRGVAMNPVDHPHGGGEGRTSGGRHPVSPWGFPTKGAKTRGNKRTDNMIVRRRK is encoded by the coding sequence ATGGCAATCGTTAAATGCAAACCGACTTCCGCTGGCCGCCGTTTTGTGGTCAAGGTGGTCAACCAGGAGCTGCACAAAGGCGCTCCTTATGCTCCGCTGCTCGAGAAGAAGTCGAAGACTGGCGGTCGTAACAACAATGGCCGTATCACCACCCGTCATATCGGTGGTGGCCATAAGCAGCATTACCGTCTGGTCGACTTCCGTCGCAACGACAAAGATGGCATTCCTGCCACTGTCGAGCGCGTGGAATACGATCCGAACCGTACTGCTCACATCGCTCTGCTGAAGTATGCCGACGGCGAGCGCCGCTACATCATCGCGCCCAAGGGCGTGGTAGCTGGCGATCAGCTGGTATCCGGTGCCATGGCGCCGATCAAGGCCGGTAACAGCCTGCAGCTGCGCAACATTCCGGTAGGTTCGACCGTTCACGGTATCGAGCTGAAGCCGGGCAAAGGTGCTCAGATCGCACGTTCCGCTGGTGCTTCGGCTCAGCTGATCGCTCGTGAAGGCGTCTATGTGACTCTGCGTCTGCGTTCCGGTGAGATGCGCAAAGTATTGGCCGAGTGCCGTGCGACCCTGGGCGAAGTCTCGAACTCCGAGCACAGCCTGCGTTCGCTGGGTAAGGCCGGTGCCAAGCGCTGGCGTGGCGTTCGCCCGACCGTTCGTGGTGTTGCCATGAACCCGGTCGACCACCCACACGGTGGTGGTGAAGGTCGTACCTCTGGTGGTCGTCATCCGGTGTCTCCATGGGGCTTCCCGACTAAGGGCGCGAAGACTCGTGGTAACAAGCGCACCGATAACATGATCGTCCGTCGTCGCAAGTAA
- the rpsS gene encoding 30S ribosomal protein S19 has translation MPRSLKKGPFIDLHLLKKIEVAVEKNDRKPVKTWSRRSMILPQMVGLTIAVHNGRQHVPVLVNEDMVGHKLGEFAGTRTYRGHVADKKAKR, from the coding sequence GTGCCACGTTCTCTGAAAAAAGGTCCTTTTATTGATCTTCACCTACTGAAGAAGATCGAAGTGGCGGTGGAGAAGAACGATCGCAAGCCGGTGAAAACCTGGTCGCGCCGTTCGATGATCCTGCCGCAGATGGTCGGTCTGACCATCGCTGTACATAACGGTCGTCAGCATGTCCCGGTTCTCGTGAACGAAGACATGGTCGGTCACAAACTGGGCGAGTTTGCCGGTACCCGCACTTATCGTGGGCACGTGGCTGACAAGAAAGCCAAGCGTTAA
- the tuf gene encoding elongation factor Tu: MAKEKFERNKPHVNVGTIGHVDHGKTTLTAALTRVCSEVFGSARVDFDKIDSAPEEKARGITINTAHVEYDSTIRHYAHVDCPGHADYVKNMITGAAQMDGAILVCSAADGPMPQTREHILLSRQVGVPYIVVFLNKADMVDDAELLELVEMEVRDLLSTYDFPGDDTPIIIGSALMALNGQDDNEMGTTAVKKLVETLDSYIPEPVRAIDKPFLMPIEDVFSISGRGTVVTGRIERGIVRIQEEIEIVGLRDTTKTTCTGVEMFRKLLDEGRAGENCGVLLRGTKRDDVERGQVLAKPGTIKPHTKFEAEVYVLSKEEGGRHTPFFKGYRPQFYFRTTDVTGSCELPEGVEMVMPGDNVKMVVTLIKPIAMEDGLRFAIREGGRTVGAGVVAKIVE, from the coding sequence GTGGCTAAAGAAAAATTTGAACGTAACAAACCGCACGTCAACGTTGGCACCATCGGTCACGTTGACCACGGTAAAACCACTCTGACTGCTGCTCTGACTCGCGTCTGCTCCGAAGTTTTCGGTTCGGCCCGCGTTGACTTCGACAAGATCGACAGCGCCCCGGAAGAGAAGGCTCGTGGTATCACCATCAACACCGCGCACGTAGAGTACGATTCCACTATTCGTCACTACGCACACGTTGACTGCCCTGGCCACGCTGACTATGTGAAGAACATGATCACCGGTGCTGCGCAGATGGACGGCGCCATCCTGGTTTGCTCCGCAGCCGACGGCCCGATGCCGCAGACTCGCGAGCACATCCTGCTGTCCCGTCAGGTGGGTGTACCGTACATCGTGGTCTTCCTGAACAAGGCTGACATGGTGGACGACGCCGAGCTGCTGGAGCTGGTTGAGATGGAAGTGCGTGACCTGCTGTCGACTTACGACTTCCCGGGCGACGACACTCCGATCATCATCGGTTCCGCGCTGATGGCGCTGAACGGTCAAGATGACAACGAGATGGGCACCACTGCCGTCAAGAAGCTGGTCGAGACTCTGGACAGCTACATTCCTGAGCCGGTTCGCGCCATCGACAAGCCGTTCCTGATGCCGATCGAAGACGTGTTCTCCATCTCCGGTCGCGGTACCGTGGTGACCGGTCGTATTGAGCGTGGCATCGTCCGTATCCAGGAAGAAATCGAGATCGTAGGTCTGCGTGACACCACCAAGACTACCTGTACTGGTGTTGAGATGTTCCGCAAGCTGCTCGACGAAGGTCGTGCTGGTGAGAACTGCGGCGTCCTGCTGCGTGGCACCAAGCGTGACGACGTAGAGCGTGGTCAGGTTCTGGCCAAGCCGGGCACCATCAAGCCGCACACCAAGTTCGAAGCTGAAGTGTACGTGCTGTCCAAGGAAGAAGGCGGTCGTCACACCCCGTTCTTCAAGGGCTACCGTCCGCAGTTCTACTTCCGCACTACCGACGTAACTGGTAGCTGCGAACTGCCGGAAGGCGTTGAGATGGTAATGCCGGGCGACAACGTGAAGATGGTTGTTACCCTGATCAAGCCGATCGCCATGGAAGACGGCCTGCGTTTCGCGATTCGCGAAGGCGGCCGTACCGTTGGTGCCGGCGTGGTTGCCAAGATCGTCGAGTAA
- the rplD gene encoding 50S ribosomal protein L4 — MQLNVNGAQAIEVSEATFGGEFNETLVHQAVVAYMAGGRQGSKQQKTRSDVSGGGKRPWRQKGTGRARAGTTRGPIWRGGGVTFAARPQNHDQKLNKKMYRAAIRSILAELVRTERLVVVEDFSVEAPKTKELLGKLNGMGLNDVLIVSDAVDQNLYLAARNLPHVDVRDVQGSDPVSLIAYEKVLVTVSAVKKFEELLG, encoded by the coding sequence ATGCAATTAAATGTAAATGGCGCTCAGGCGATCGAAGTTTCCGAAGCGACTTTCGGTGGCGAGTTCAACGAGACCCTGGTTCACCAAGCAGTTGTGGCCTACATGGCTGGCGGCCGTCAGGGCAGCAAGCAGCAGAAGACCCGTTCCGACGTGTCCGGCGGCGGTAAGCGTCCGTGGCGTCAGAAGGGCACCGGTCGTGCTCGTGCGGGTACCACTCGTGGTCCGATCTGGCGTGGCGGTGGCGTGACTTTCGCGGCGCGTCCGCAGAATCACGACCAGAAGCTGAACAAGAAGATGTATCGCGCGGCCATCCGTTCGATCCTTGCTGAGCTGGTGCGTACCGAGCGTTTGGTCGTGGTCGAGGACTTCTCCGTTGAAGCGCCGAAAACCAAAGAACTGCTGGGCAAGCTGAATGGCATGGGTCTGAACGACGTTCTGATCGTGTCCGATGCTGTTGACCAGAATCTGTACCTGGCTGCCCGCAACCTGCCGCATGTCGATGTTCGCGACGTGCAGGGTTCCGATCCGGTCAGTCTGATCGCGTATGAAAAGGTGCTGGTCACCGTTTCTGCCGTGAAGAAATTCGAGGAGCTGCTGGGATGA
- the rplV gene encoding 50S ribosomal protein L22: MEVAAKLSGARISAQKARLVADQIRGKKVGEALNLLAFSSKKAAEIMKKVLESAVANAEHNEGADVDDLKVSTVFVNEGRSLKRIMPRAKGRADRIVKRSCHITVKVADK; encoded by the coding sequence ATGGAAGTAGCCGCTAAGTTGTCGGGCGCTCGAATCTCCGCCCAGAAAGCCCGCTTGGTCGCCGACCAGATCCGCGGGAAGAAGGTGGGCGAAGCGCTCAACCTGTTGGCTTTCAGCAGTAAGAAAGCCGCGGAAATCATGAAGAAAGTGCTGGAGTCGGCCGTTGCCAACGCCGAGCACAACGAAGGCGCCGATGTCGATGACCTCAAGGTCAGCACCGTTTTCGTCAACGAAGGGCGTTCGCTGAAGCGCATCATGCCGCGTGCCAAAGGCCGCGCTGATCGCATCGTCAAGCGGTCTTGCCATATCACTGTCAAGGTTGCGGACAAGTAA
- the rplC gene encoding 50S ribosomal protein L3, which produces MTIGVVGRKCGMTRIFTEEGVSIPVTVIEIEPNRVTQFKTEESDGYRAVQVTVGERRASRVSKAQAGHFAKANVAAGRGVWEFRLEGGDYQAGDQINAEIFQAGQLVDVTGQSKGKGFAGTIKRWNFRGQDNTHGNSVSHRVPGSIGQCQTPGRVFKGKKMSGHMGAERVTVQSLEVVRVDAERNLLLVKGAVPGATGGNLVVRPAAKARG; this is translated from the coding sequence ATGACTATTGGTGTAGTCGGTCGTAAGTGCGGCATGACCCGCATTTTCACCGAAGAAGGTGTCTCCATTCCGGTCACGGTCATTGAGATCGAGCCGAATCGCGTCACCCAGTTCAAAACTGAAGAGTCCGATGGCTATCGCGCAGTGCAGGTCACTGTTGGCGAGCGCCGCGCTTCTCGTGTCAGCAAGGCTCAGGCCGGTCACTTCGCCAAGGCGAACGTCGCGGCAGGTCGTGGTGTTTGGGAGTTCCGTCTCGAAGGCGGCGACTACCAGGCCGGCGACCAGATCAACGCTGAAATTTTCCAAGCTGGTCAACTGGTGGATGTCACCGGTCAGTCCAAGGGTAAAGGCTTTGCCGGTACCATCAAGCGTTGGAACTTCCGCGGCCAAGACAACACTCACGGTAACTCCGTGTCCCACCGCGTACCGGGCTCCATTGGCCAGTGCCAGACTCCGGGTCGCGTCTTCAAGGGCAAGAAAATGTCCGGTCACATGGGTGCTGAGCGTGTGACTGTGCAGTCCCTGGAAGTAGTGCGCGTCGACGCTGAACGCAACCTGCTGCTGGTCAAGGGTGCCGTTCCTGGCGCTACTGGCGGCAACCTGGTTGTGCGTCCGGCAGCCAAGGCTCGCGGTTAA
- the fusA gene encoding elongation factor G translates to MARTTAINRYRNIGICAHVDAGKTTTTERILFYTGLSHKMGEVHDGAATTDWMVQEQERGITITSAAVTTFWKGSVGQYDNYRVNVIDTPGHVDFTIEVERSLRVLDGAVVVFCGTSGVEPQSETVWRQANKYGVPRVVYVNKMDRAGANFLRVVGQIKNRLGHTPVPIQLAIGSEDNFQGQVDLIKMKAIYWNEDDKGTTYREEEIPADMLELAEEWRSNMVEAAAEANEELMNKYLEEGELSVEEIKAGLRARTLASEIVPAVCGSSFKNKGVPLVLDAVIDFLPAPTEIPAIKGIHPDLIEKPKEELVEGDFDERHADDSEPFSALAFKIATDPFVGTLTFVRVYSGFLSSGDSVINSVKGKKERVGRMVQMHANQREEIKEVRAGDIAALIGMKDVTTGDTLCNADKPIILERMDFPEPVISVAVEPKTKADQEKMGIALGKLAQEDPSFRVKTDEETGQTIISGMGELHLDILVDRMKREFNVEANIGKPQVSYREKITKNCEIEGKFVRQSGGRGQFGHCWIRFAPADEGQEGLVFVNEVVGGVVPKEYIPAIQKGIEEQMKNGVVAGYPLIGLKATVFDGSYHDVDSNEMAFKVAASMATKQLAQKGGGVVLEPIMKVEVVTPEDYMGDVMGDLNRRRGLIQGMEDTVSGKVIRAEVPLGEMFGYATDVRSMSQGRASYSMEFSKYSEAPSNIVEALVKKQG, encoded by the coding sequence ATGGCTCGTACTACAGCAATTAACCGCTACCGTAACATTGGTATCTGTGCGCACGTTGATGCGGGCAAGACCACTACTACCGAGCGGATCCTGTTCTACACAGGTCTCAGCCACAAGATGGGTGAGGTGCACGACGGTGCAGCCACCACCGACTGGATGGTGCAGGAGCAGGAGCGCGGTATCACCATTACCTCCGCTGCCGTTACCACCTTCTGGAAAGGCTCCGTTGGTCAGTATGACAACTACCGCGTAAACGTCATTGATACCCCCGGCCACGTTGACTTCACCATTGAAGTGGAGCGTTCGCTGCGCGTGCTCGATGGCGCCGTCGTGGTGTTCTGCGGCACTTCCGGTGTCGAGCCTCAGTCCGAAACCGTATGGCGTCAGGCCAACAAGTACGGCGTTCCGCGTGTTGTTTACGTGAACAAGATGGACCGTGCGGGTGCCAACTTCCTGCGCGTCGTCGGTCAGATCAAGAATCGTCTGGGCCACACTCCGGTGCCGATCCAGCTGGCCATCGGTTCGGAAGATAACTTCCAGGGCCAGGTCGACCTGATCAAGATGAAGGCCATCTACTGGAACGAAGACGACAAGGGCACCACCTATCGTGAGGAAGAGATTCCTGCCGATATGCTGGAGCTGGCTGAAGAGTGGCGCTCGAACATGGTTGAGGCTGCTGCCGAAGCCAACGAAGAGCTGATGAACAAGTACCTTGAAGAAGGTGAGCTGAGCGTCGAAGAGATCAAGGCAGGCCTGCGTGCGCGCACCCTGGCTAGCGAGATCGTTCCGGCAGTTTGCGGTTCCTCCTTCAAGAACAAGGGTGTTCCTCTGGTTCTCGATGCTGTCATCGACTTCCTGCCTGCTCCGACCGAGATTCCGGCGATCAAGGGTATTCACCCTGACCTCATCGAGAAGCCGAAAGAAGAGCTGGTTGAAGGCGACTTTGATGAGCGTCATGCGGATGACAGCGAGCCGTTTTCGGCCCTGGCGTTCAAGATCGCTACCGACCCGTTCGTTGGTACTCTGACTTTCGTGCGCGTCTACTCGGGGTTCCTGAGCTCGGGCGACTCCGTGATCAACTCGGTCAAGGGCAAGAAGGAGCGCGTTGGTCGTATGGTGCAGATGCACGCCAACCAACGTGAAGAGATCAAAGAAGTGCGCGCTGGTGACATCGCCGCTCTGATCGGCATGAAGGACGTCACCACTGGTGACACCCTGTGCAACGCCGACAAGCCGATTATCCTCGAGCGTATGGACTTCCCGGAGCCGGTGATCTCGGTAGCTGTTGAGCCGAAGACCAAGGCTGACCAGGAGAAGATGGGTATCGCGCTGGGCAAGCTTGCTCAGGAAGACCCGTCGTTCCGTGTCAAGACCGACGAAGAAACCGGCCAGACCATCATCTCCGGTATGGGCGAGTTGCACCTGGACATCCTTGTTGACCGCATGAAGCGCGAGTTCAACGTCGAGGCCAACATCGGCAAGCCGCAGGTTTCCTACCGCGAGAAGATCACCAAGAACTGCGAGATCGAAGGCAAGTTCGTTCGTCAGTCTGGTGGTCGCGGTCAGTTCGGTCACTGCTGGATCCGCTTTGCGCCGGCAGACGAAGGTCAGGAAGGTCTGGTATTCGTCAACGAGGTCGTGGGCGGTGTGGTTCCGAAGGAATACATTCCGGCCATCCAGAAGGGTATCGAAGAGCAGATGAAGAACGGCGTTGTTGCCGGTTATCCGCTCATCGGCCTCAAGGCGACCGTGTTCGACGGTTCCTACCATGACGTCGACTCCAACGAGATGGCGTTCAAGGTGGCGGCTTCCATGGCGACCAAGCAGCTGGCCCAGAAGGGCGGCGGTGTTGTGCTTGAGCCGATCATGAAAGTGGAAGTGGTAACCCCTGAAGACTACATGGGTGACGTGATGGGTGACCTGAATCGTCGTCGCGGTCTGATCCAGGGTATGGAGGACACAGTGTCCGGCAAGGTTATCCGTGCCGAAGTTCCGCTGGGTGAGATGTTCGGTTATGCGACCGACGTCCGTTCCATGTCTCAGGGTCGCGCCAGCTACTCCATGGAATTCTCCAAATACTCCGAAGCTCCGTCGAACATCGTCGAAGCACTGGTTAAAAAACAAGGCTGA